A single region of the Hoeflea prorocentri genome encodes:
- a CDS encoding ABC transporter transmembrane domain-containing protein yields MQRNLLRYIWDHSRKQQVWIFVVVLVSMPVYFQMLQLPKLIVNGPIQGDGFDSPQATQPFLSIDLPFADTLFGQTINLFGGLQLDRQQMLIALALGFLVAVALNGWFKLYINTYKGKLGEKLLRRLRYELFDRVLRYPIAKARSVKPSEITSVIKDEVEPLGQFFGDAFSAPVFLGAQALTGLTFLFLQNTMFGVITLVIVLFQAWIIPRLRRRLLELGRQRQQTARKLSGRIGEFVQGMDDVHLHGTSNRARSNIWQMLRRIVVIRFELYQRKFQVKFLNNFLIQFLAFIFYLLGGYLVITGRMDLGALVASIAAYKDLPSPIKGIIDWDQQRLLNQIRYEQAVEDFANTPIMPGARQEPGDKPADPIRDGFELDHVTVLDSQEQPVIQDFTNSISRNEALAIVGNADSGAEYVAEVLARLLVTSSGHITLDGEDLRSVPERQTGQRIGYADSNIFFAGGSLRSALAETLPFTGDAPPILGEDGSGAAFSPYENEPISAKAGEVKDPSFGAEVNVEWPTGEIADRLLSIMHSVDLYEDVLEYGLLRRLEANADETVISGIMEARRQFADNQSGESSRGAVELFDPEKYSHQLTIGENLIFGTSVDESFSQEGLPANRMVRKLLNEMGLLSRLFDIGLEIARNNVELFGDLAEDSTLLQRSGGPSPERLQEMKLALEKLSGKKMSDASEADLEAMLDLAFDYCEAQTRFGLVDQQLQDQFLAARKTLREELDKQENDAVAFHDPDRFNPSLSVLDNILFGRIDSRRIGARERVLKSIKTLLESCGVADTVFHVGLSFDIGNGGRNLSSNQAQKLKLVRALLKQPDIVILNRALSALEAGERMRIVHTIVEMGKQDGTRNMGVICVPLDNGGWDDFDRILLMEHGRIVSQGAPEKVSERLEAMAN; encoded by the coding sequence TTGCAGCGTAATCTTCTTCGATACATCTGGGATCACTCGCGCAAGCAGCAGGTCTGGATCTTTGTCGTGGTCCTGGTCTCCATGCCGGTCTATTTTCAGATGCTTCAGTTGCCAAAGCTCATCGTCAATGGCCCGATTCAGGGAGACGGTTTTGATTCGCCCCAGGCAACACAGCCTTTCCTGTCCATCGATCTGCCCTTTGCCGATACGCTTTTCGGGCAGACGATAAATCTCTTCGGCGGATTGCAACTCGACCGCCAGCAAATGCTCATCGCGTTGGCGCTGGGCTTTCTGGTCGCCGTTGCCCTCAACGGCTGGTTCAAGCTCTACATCAACACCTACAAGGGCAAGCTTGGCGAAAAACTCCTGCGTCGCCTGCGCTACGAACTGTTCGACCGTGTCCTGCGTTATCCCATCGCAAAGGCGCGAAGCGTCAAGCCTTCGGAGATAACCAGTGTCATCAAGGACGAAGTCGAGCCGCTCGGGCAGTTTTTCGGCGATGCGTTCTCGGCCCCGGTGTTTCTCGGTGCGCAAGCACTGACAGGCCTGACCTTCCTGTTCCTGCAAAACACCATGTTCGGGGTTATTACCCTGGTGATCGTCCTCTTTCAGGCATGGATCATCCCGCGGCTTCGCCGCCGGCTGCTGGAACTCGGACGCCAGCGCCAGCAAACGGCACGTAAACTGTCCGGCAGGATCGGTGAATTCGTACAAGGCATGGACGATGTCCACCTGCACGGCACCTCAAACCGCGCACGTTCCAACATCTGGCAGATGCTCCGGCGCATTGTGGTCATCCGTTTCGAGCTCTATCAGCGTAAGTTCCAGGTCAAGTTCCTCAACAATTTCCTGATCCAGTTCCTGGCCTTCATCTTCTATCTTCTGGGCGGCTACCTGGTTATCACCGGCCGCATGGATCTAGGCGCGCTCGTCGCCTCCATCGCCGCCTATAAGGACCTGCCCTCCCCGATCAAAGGCATCATCGACTGGGACCAGCAACGCCTGTTGAACCAGATTCGCTACGAACAGGCCGTTGAGGATTTTGCCAACACGCCGATTATGCCAGGAGCCCGTCAGGAGCCCGGCGACAAACCGGCCGATCCGATAAGGGACGGGTTTGAACTGGATCACGTGACCGTTCTGGATTCCCAGGAGCAGCCCGTGATCCAGGATTTCACCAATTCGATTTCGCGCAACGAAGCACTCGCGATTGTCGGCAATGCCGATTCAGGTGCCGAATATGTCGCCGAGGTTCTGGCAAGGCTCCTGGTCACAAGTTCGGGTCACATCACCCTCGACGGAGAGGATCTGAGATCCGTACCTGAAAGGCAGACGGGCCAGCGCATCGGCTATGCCGACAGCAATATCTTCTTTGCAGGGGGCAGCCTTCGTTCCGCCCTCGCAGAGACCCTGCCCTTTACCGGCGATGCACCGCCGATCCTTGGGGAAGACGGATCGGGAGCGGCATTCAGCCCCTATGAAAACGAACCGATATCGGCAAAAGCCGGCGAAGTGAAGGATCCGAGCTTCGGGGCAGAAGTGAATGTGGAGTGGCCGACCGGTGAGATCGCCGACCGTTTGCTTTCAATCATGCACAGCGTCGACCTTTATGAAGACGTCCTCGAATACGGGCTGCTGCGCCGGCTCGAGGCAAACGCGGACGAGACGGTGATCTCGGGCATCATGGAGGCAAGACGCCAGTTTGCTGACAATCAATCGGGGGAAAGCTCCAGGGGTGCTGTCGAGCTGTTCGATCCCGAAAAATACAGCCATCAACTGACCATAGGCGAGAACCTGATTTTCGGCACATCCGTGGACGAGTCCTTCAGCCAGGAAGGCTTGCCGGCAAACCGGATGGTCAGAAAACTTTTGAATGAAATGGGGCTTCTGTCGCGCCTCTTTGACATCGGCCTTGAGATTGCACGCAACAATGTCGAACTGTTCGGCGATCTGGCAGAAGACAGCACGCTGTTGCAGCGCTCGGGCGGCCCCTCGCCTGAACGCCTTCAGGAAATGAAACTCGCCCTGGAAAAACTCTCCGGCAAAAAGATGTCCGATGCCAGCGAGGCCGATTTGGAAGCCATGTTGGATCTGGCCTTCGACTACTGCGAGGCCCAGACGCGTTTCGGATTGGTCGATCAGCAATTGCAGGACCAGTTTCTGGCGGCGCGCAAGACGCTGCGCGAAGAGCTGGACAAACAGGAAAACGATGCGGTCGCTTTCCACGATCCCGACCGCTTCAACCCTTCCCTGTCCGTCCTGGACAATATCCTTTTCGGCCGGATCGATTCACGCCGCATCGGCGCGCGCGAGCGTGTACTGAAATCCATCAAGACACTGCTTGAGAGTTGCGGAGTTGCGGACACGGTCTTCCATGTCGGCCTGTCATTCGACATCGGCAACGGCGGACGCAATCTTTCTAGCAATCAGGCTCAGAAACTGAAACTGGTGCGCGCGTTGTTGAAACAGCCCGACATTGTTATTCTTAACCGGGCGCTCTCGGCACTTGAAGCCGGGGAACGGATGAGAATTGTCCACACCATTGTGGAAATGGGCAAACAGGACGGCACCCGCAATATGGGTGTCATCTGTGTACCGCTAGACAATGGCGGCTGGGACGATTTCGACAGAATACTCTTGATGGAGCACGGACGGATTGTGTCCCAAGGAGCGCCGGAAAAGGTTTCCGAGCGCCTTGAAGCGATGGCCAATTGA
- a CDS encoding nitroreductase produces the protein MNVSDALTSRIACRAFKPDPVPEETVRTILETARQAPSGGNLQPWHVYVLSGASLSGLIADVGERSIATPRGAPTQYEIYPKSLKEPYSSRRFKCGEDLYATLGISREDKAGRVAQFMRNYAFFGAPVGLFIYLDRTMGPPQWADTGIFLQSIMLLAREYGLHTCPQEAWAVWHEAVSAHLDPPDEWMLFCGMALGYMDEDAPVNTLRTERAGVSEFATFLR, from the coding sequence ATGAACGTATCGGATGCACTCACGTCCCGAATTGCGTGCCGCGCTTTTAAGCCGGACCCCGTGCCTGAGGAGACGGTTCGCACCATACTTGAGACTGCCAGGCAGGCACCTTCCGGCGGCAATCTGCAGCCCTGGCATGTCTACGTTCTGTCAGGCGCGTCGCTTTCCGGGCTGATTGCGGATGTTGGCGAACGCTCTATTGCAACGCCGCGCGGGGCGCCGACACAATACGAGATCTATCCGAAATCACTGAAAGAACCCTATTCATCCCGCCGCTTCAAATGCGGCGAGGATCTTTATGCCACGCTCGGCATTTCGCGGGAGGACAAGGCGGGCAGGGTCGCGCAATTCATGCGCAATTACGCCTTTTTCGGAGCGCCGGTTGGCCTGTTCATTTACCTCGACCGAACCATGGGTCCGCCGCAATGGGCCGATACCGGGATTTTTCTTCAGAGCATCATGCTTCTGGCGCGTGAGTACGGGCTTCATACCTGCCCGCAGGAGGCCTGGGCCGTTTGGCATGAAGCCGTGTCCGCCCATCTTGATCCACCGGATGAGTGGATGCTGTTTTGCGGTATGGCTCTTGGCTACATGGATGAGGACGCGCCCGTGAACACCCTGCGTACCGAGCGGGCGGGCGTCAGTGAGTTTGCAACATTCCTCAGATAG
- a CDS encoding ABC transporter permease, which produces MSVLATAWQSDFLWSFRRSPLAMVSTLVVTTLILGALFAPLIAPHDPYDPSTLNLMNGFSAPMTPNAFTGDSFFLGTDGQGRDMFSTILYGMRVSLFVGFMAVLFAMVLGVSTGLLAGYLGGWTDAVIMRIADIQLTFPAILVAMLIFGIAKGFTPVDMRDQMAIWVLILAIGLSDWVQFARVVRGATLVEKNKEYVQAAKLIGRSPFAVMLRHILPNVLSPVLVIATISLALAIIAEATLSFLGVGAPPTQPSLGTLIRIGQGFLFSGEWWILLFPSVALLLLALSVNLLGDWLRDALNPRLR; this is translated from the coding sequence ATGAGCGTACTGGCAACCGCCTGGCAATCGGATTTCCTGTGGTCTTTCCGCCGCTCTCCATTGGCGATGGTTTCGACCCTGGTGGTGACAACTCTCATTCTTGGGGCGCTGTTTGCGCCGCTCATCGCCCCGCATGATCCTTATGATCCATCAACATTGAACCTGATGAACGGGTTTTCGGCCCCCATGACACCCAACGCCTTTACCGGCGATTCCTTCTTTCTCGGTACGGACGGTCAGGGTCGCGACATGTTCTCAACCATTCTTTACGGCATGCGTGTTTCTCTTTTCGTCGGCTTCATGGCGGTGCTGTTTGCAATGGTTCTGGGCGTAAGCACGGGTCTTCTGGCCGGTTATCTCGGCGGCTGGACCGATGCGGTCATCATGCGCATTGCCGATATACAGCTGACCTTTCCCGCCATTCTCGTTGCCATGCTCATCTTTGGAATCGCCAAGGGCTTCACACCGGTCGACATGCGCGACCAGATGGCGATCTGGGTGCTGATCCTTGCCATCGGGCTTTCCGATTGGGTTCAGTTTGCGCGCGTTGTGCGCGGCGCGACACTGGTTGAAAAGAACAAGGAATATGTCCAGGCGGCGAAACTGATCGGCCGGAGCCCGTTTGCCGTCATGTTGCGTCATATCCTGCCGAACGTTCTCAGCCCGGTTCTGGTCATCGCGACCATCAGCCTCGCCCTGGCGATCATTGCCGAAGCGACCCTTTCGTTTCTGGGCGTCGGCGCACCGCCCACCCAGCCGTCGCTCGGAACCCTGATCCGCATCGGCCAGGGTTTTCTGTTCTCCGGCGAATGGTGGATCCTGCTTTTCCCGTCGGTGGCGCTACTGCTGCTTGCACTGTCCGTCAACCTGCTTGGCGACTGGTTGCGGGACGCACTCAATCCCAGGCTGCGCTAA
- a CDS encoding ABC transporter permease, whose amino-acid sequence MLAYAIKRTFQAVVVLFIVGLVAFSMFRFVGDPIDNMLGQERTEADVERLRTQLGLDEPFPVQYYKFMRNAAHGDFGVSYRQGRPVADILAERAPATLELAAVSGLLAITIGIVMGVFTAIRRNGLAANIIMGLSLIGVSLPTFLIGILLIYLFSVELGWLPSFGRGETVKVGSWTTGFLTESGLKALILPAITLGLYQMTLIMRLVRSEMLEVLRQDYIRFARARGLPDRVVHFRHALKNTLVPVITVTGLQLGSIIAFAIITETVFQWPGVGLLFVNAIQFVDIPVMAAYLLLISVMFVAINLIVDLLYFAVDPRLRTEGVAEAKG is encoded by the coding sequence ATGCTGGCCTACGCGATAAAACGTACCTTCCAGGCGGTCGTCGTTCTATTCATCGTCGGCCTGGTTGCGTTTTCCATGTTTCGTTTCGTTGGCGACCCGATCGACAATATGCTCGGCCAGGAACGCACCGAGGCGGACGTTGAGCGACTGCGCACGCAGCTCGGTCTCGATGAGCCCTTTCCCGTCCAGTATTACAAGTTCATGCGCAATGCGGCACACGGCGACTTCGGCGTCAGCTACCGGCAGGGCCGGCCCGTTGCCGACATTCTGGCTGAACGCGCACCAGCGACGCTGGAACTGGCGGCCGTATCGGGCCTGCTGGCGATTACGATCGGTATTGTGATGGGTGTCTTCACCGCCATAAGGCGAAATGGGCTGGCGGCCAATATCATCATGGGCCTGTCGCTGATCGGCGTTTCGCTGCCGACCTTCCTGATCGGAATATTGCTGATCTACCTGTTCTCGGTCGAACTTGGATGGCTGCCGAGCTTCGGCCGCGGAGAAACCGTAAAGGTCGGCAGCTGGACGACCGGTTTTCTTACCGAGTCCGGCCTCAAGGCCCTGATCCTGCCGGCAATCACCCTCGGTCTTTATCAGATGACGCTGATCATGCGACTTGTCCGCTCGGAAATGCTGGAGGTCTTGCGCCAGGACTATATTCGCTTCGCCCGGGCGCGTGGCCTGCCCGACCGGGTTGTGCATTTTCGCCATGCTTTGAAAAACACCCTTGTGCCGGTAATCACGGTAACCGGGCTGCAGCTCGGGTCCATCATCGCTTTCGCCATCATCACCGAGACGGTGTTTCAATGGCCCGGCGTCGGCTTGCTGTTCGTCAATGCAATCCAGTTTGTCGACATTCCGGTCATGGCGGCCTATCTGCTGCTCATCTCCGTCATGTTCGTTGCCATCAATCTGATTGTCGACCTGCTTTATTTTGCCGTCGATCCACGGCTGCGGACAGAGGGCGTTGCGGAGGCCAAGGGCTGA
- a CDS encoding ABC transporter substrate-binding protein, with protein sequence MKRLILGSLFLALAGSATHAETFRWASVTDPQTMDPHAVNSAPVLGFLNNVYEGLVRRDKNMSIEPALAVSWEPIGQGEGWRFKLREGVKFHDGSEFTAEDVKFSYERASSEEADTSSWFAPVSEVRVVDDYTVDFMTNQPNPIFPDSIANWMIMDSGWAAANGTERPDKEEGNFATLNANGTGAFMVAERQPGLKTVLVPFPDWWGEAEHNVTRAEFTPIQNPATAVAALLSGDVDMINPVPIQDAERLKGRDDVKVLQGIEARVIMLGFGHEADEIKYTGDAGKPNPFQDARVREAVAKAVNVDAILATIMRGNAEPANQLVSPAMRGYSQAVGDRPAYDIEGAKALLAEAGFPDGFSFGLKCPNDRYLNDEAVCQGVVGMLAQIGLKAELDAMPVRNYWPELRADNYDMYLLGWSPGTFDAEHPIRFLMATPNAEKKLGSWNFGGFSNERVDTLLPMIQSEIDDAKRQAMLDETATILRDETAYVPLYVQPLVWGSRSNIDMTQRPDNFFILRWVNVN encoded by the coding sequence ATGAAGCGACTGATATTGGGATCTCTCTTTCTCGCGCTGGCAGGCTCGGCGACACACGCGGAAACCTTCCGTTGGGCGTCGGTCACCGACCCGCAAACGATGGACCCGCACGCGGTCAACTCCGCGCCTGTTCTCGGCTTCCTCAACAATGTCTATGAAGGCCTTGTTCGCCGCGACAAGAATATGAGCATCGAACCGGCGCTGGCGGTCAGTTGGGAACCCATCGGCCAGGGCGAAGGCTGGCGCTTCAAACTGCGCGAAGGCGTCAAGTTCCATGACGGATCGGAGTTCACCGCCGAAGACGTCAAATTTTCCTATGAGCGCGCATCCAGCGAAGAAGCCGACACCTCGTCATGGTTCGCACCGGTATCGGAGGTCCGCGTGGTCGACGATTATACCGTCGACTTCATGACCAATCAGCCCAATCCCATTTTTCCCGACTCTATCGCCAACTGGATGATCATGGATTCCGGCTGGGCAGCCGCCAACGGCACCGAGCGGCCCGACAAGGAGGAAGGCAATTTTGCCACGCTCAACGCAAACGGAACCGGTGCATTCATGGTGGCCGAGCGTCAGCCCGGACTGAAAACCGTGCTGGTGCCTTTCCCGGATTGGTGGGGAGAGGCCGAACACAACGTCACACGGGCCGAATTCACGCCGATCCAGAATCCGGCCACAGCTGTCGCCGCACTGCTGTCCGGCGATGTTGACATGATCAACCCGGTCCCGATCCAGGATGCCGAACGCCTCAAGGGGCGTGATGACGTCAAGGTACTGCAGGGCATCGAGGCCCGTGTCATCATGCTCGGCTTCGGGCACGAGGCCGATGAAATCAAATATACCGGCGATGCAGGCAAGCCCAATCCGTTCCAAGATGCGCGCGTACGCGAAGCAGTGGCAAAGGCCGTCAATGTCGATGCGATCCTCGCAACCATCATGCGGGGCAATGCAGAGCCGGCAAACCAGCTCGTCAGTCCGGCCATGCGCGGTTACTCGCAAGCGGTTGGAGACAGGCCTGCCTACGACATCGAGGGCGCCAAGGCCCTGCTCGCCGAAGCAGGATTTCCTGACGGGTTCTCCTTTGGGCTGAAATGTCCGAACGACCGATATCTCAACGACGAGGCTGTCTGTCAGGGCGTCGTAGGCATGCTCGCGCAGATCGGTCTGAAAGCCGAACTGGACGCCATGCCCGTGCGTAATTACTGGCCGGAATTGCGCGCCGACAATTACGACATGTACCTGCTCGGCTGGTCGCCCGGGACATTCGATGCCGAACATCCAATCCGCTTCCTGATGGCAACGCCCAATGCGGAAAAGAAACTCGGCTCCTGGAATTTCGGAGGCTTCTCAAACGAGCGCGTCGACACTCTGTTGCCAATGATCCAGTCGGAAATCGATGATGCCAAGCGTCAGGCTATGCTTGACGAGACAGCAACAATCCTACGTGACGAAACGGCCTATGTGCCGCTTTACGTCCAGCCGCTCGTCTGGGGTTCCAGAAGCAATATCGACATGACGCAACGCCCGGACAATTTCTTTATCCTCAGATGGGTGAACGTCAACTGA
- a CDS encoding Crp/Fnr family transcriptional regulator produces the protein MQQPADRQIAMESILLATAPADVASTILDQSEARSFERGATIFLQSEPAHSVYVVLEGWVKLFRISQNGGEAIVSVMTKGQSFGEAVAFRNDAYPVTAEAATDCRLLQVRANLILTMMKSRPEVCLAMLASTYKHLHGLVAQIEQLTAQTGAQRVAEFLLELCPVEEGPCAVTLPYDKVLIAGRLGMKPESLSRAFARLRSVGVKISQNQAAISDVRRLHTYVESDRADAWNWAQ, from the coding sequence ATGCAACAACCGGCCGATCGGCAGATAGCCATGGAATCCATTCTCTTGGCCACTGCACCTGCCGATGTTGCAAGCACCATCCTCGACCAGTCCGAGGCCCGCAGTTTTGAACGCGGTGCGACTATTTTTCTGCAGTCTGAGCCGGCCCACAGCGTCTATGTTGTTCTGGAGGGTTGGGTAAAATTGTTCCGGATATCACAGAACGGTGGCGAAGCCATTGTCAGCGTCATGACCAAGGGACAAAGCTTCGGAGAAGCAGTTGCCTTTCGCAATGACGCCTATCCGGTGACTGCGGAGGCAGCGACCGATTGCCGGCTGCTTCAGGTCCGCGCCAATCTGATCCTGACGATGATGAAATCGCGTCCGGAGGTTTGTCTGGCAATGCTGGCGTCGACCTACAAACATCTTCACGGACTTGTTGCGCAAATTGAGCAGTTAACGGCTCAAACGGGAGCCCAGAGGGTCGCTGAGTTTCTGCTTGAGCTTTGCCCGGTGGAGGAAGGCCCGTGTGCCGTCACGCTGCCCTATGACAAGGTGCTGATTGCCGGCAGGCTTGGCATGAAACCGGAGAGCCTGTCGCGTGCCTTTGCCCGCCTTCGTTCGGTCGGCGTCAAGATCAGCCAGAACCAGGCGGCAATTTCCGATGTCAGGCGGCTGCACACCTACGTCGAGTCCGACAGGGCCGATGCGTGGAACTGGGCACAATGA
- a CDS encoding DUF4202 domain-containing protein, whose amino-acid sequence MSGRFETVISAIDAANSDDPALKHDGNEEMPAALLYGRRMSAELELVDPGASELLKVAARGQHIERWKMPRNSYPEGRTGYLAWRKAQAVFHAQRVGQIMRDAGYDEADCDRAGTLLRKEGIKRDCEVQMLEDVICLVFLKWYFADFSREHSSEKVFRIVQKTARKMSDEVRTRVLREFDLPADLLPALQA is encoded by the coding sequence ATGAGTGGGCGGTTTGAAACCGTCATTTCGGCAATCGATGCGGCGAATTCGGACGATCCGGCGTTAAAACACGATGGCAATGAGGAGATGCCCGCCGCGTTGCTCTATGGCCGCAGGATGTCAGCCGAGCTTGAACTTGTCGATCCGGGCGCAAGCGAGCTTTTGAAGGTCGCGGCGCGCGGCCAGCATATCGAACGCTGGAAAATGCCACGTAACAGCTATCCGGAGGGGCGTACAGGTTACCTCGCCTGGCGTAAGGCGCAGGCCGTCTTCCACGCACAGCGCGTTGGTCAGATCATGCGCGATGCGGGTTACGATGAGGCCGATTGCGACCGCGCGGGAACGCTTCTGCGAAAAGAGGGCATCAAGCGTGATTGCGAGGTGCAGATGCTCGAAGATGTTATCTGCCTTGTGTTCCTGAAATGGTATTTCGCGGACTTTTCCAGGGAACATTCGTCGGAGAAAGTCTTCCGGATCGTTCAAAAGACAGCCCGCAAGATGTCCGATGAGGTCAGGACCCGCGTTCTTCGCGAGTTTGACTTGCCGGCTGACTTGCTGCCGGCGCTCCAAGCCTGA
- a CDS encoding c-type cytochrome: protein MSILKTVIASVALAVLATPAFADGDADAGKKVFRKCKACHAVGDGAKNKVGPHLNGIVDNEIASIEDFKYSAIFIEKKGEGFVWTVEELDGYLEKPKTYLPGNKMSFAGLKKEKDRQNVIAYLKTFE from the coding sequence ATGTCGATCCTGAAAACAGTCATCGCATCGGTTGCGCTTGCTGTCCTCGCCACACCGGCTTTTGCCGATGGCGACGCAGACGCAGGCAAAAAGGTGTTCAGGAAATGCAAAGCCTGCCACGCGGTCGGCGACGGTGCCAAGAACAAGGTCGGACCTCACCTCAACGGCATTGTCGACAACGAAATCGCCTCGATTGAGGACTTCAAATACTCTGCCATTTTCATCGAGAAAAAGGGCGAAGGGTTTGTCTGGACGGTGGAGGAACTGGACGGCTATCTCGAAAAGCCAAAGACATATCTGCCAGGCAACAAGATGAGTTTCGCGGGCCTGAAGAAGGAAAAAGACAGACAGAACGTCATCGCCTATCTCAAGACCTTCGAATAG
- a CDS encoding FAD:protein FMN transferase has protein sequence MMPRLQRRRFLALTAAAVALPRSALASAPVANWRGTALGAPASMSLAGVEPSAASGVFAAVEAEVSRLENIFSLYRPHSALSRLNKDGRLSDAPAEMIELLSLCDALHAATQGAFDPTIQPLWALYAQTSANNTAPTEKQIIRVLEQTGWTGLERRGASLSFASRDMALTLNGIAQGYVTDKIAALLRRHGLTDIAINMGETAALGKAPRGGPWRAGIVDPEGRVQSRIPLNDRALATSAPLGTVLDATGSIGHIIDPRTGRPGGQWSLVSVSAANAALADGLSTAFCLMTREQIDATLAAMPNVSLEILI, from the coding sequence ATGATGCCCCGACTTCAGCGCCGGCGCTTTCTGGCTCTGACTGCGGCGGCCGTCGCTCTGCCGCGATCCGCACTTGCTTCGGCTCCGGTCGCCAATTGGCGCGGCACCGCGCTTGGCGCGCCGGCCTCGATGAGCCTTGCAGGCGTTGAACCATCCGCGGCAAGCGGAGTTTTTGCGGCCGTGGAGGCTGAAGTCTCAAGGCTTGAGAACATTTTCAGCCTTTATCGCCCGCACTCGGCGCTTTCCCGTCTGAACAAGGATGGTCGGTTGTCAGATGCGCCGGCAGAAATGATCGAACTTCTTTCGCTGTGCGACGCTCTTCATGCCGCAACGCAGGGCGCATTCGACCCAACGATCCAGCCTCTGTGGGCGCTCTATGCGCAGACCTCGGCAAACAACACAGCGCCGACGGAGAAACAGATCATCCGGGTGCTGGAACAGACCGGCTGGACAGGGCTTGAAAGGCGGGGCGCATCCCTCTCCTTTGCTTCCCGTGACATGGCGCTGACTCTCAACGGCATCGCGCAAGGTTATGTTACGGACAAGATAGCCGCTCTCCTGCGCCGGCATGGCCTGACCGATATCGCCATCAATATGGGAGAAACTGCCGCCCTCGGCAAAGCGCCAAGGGGCGGCCCCTGGCGCGCCGGGATCGTGGACCCCGAAGGCCGCGTTCAAAGCCGGATCCCTTTAAATGATCGCGCCCTGGCGACATCTGCCCCGCTTGGGACCGTTCTGGATGCAACCGGCAGTATCGGACACATCATTGATCCGCGCACCGGCAGACCCGGCGGTCAATGGAGCCTTGTTTCCGTTTCTGCCGCCAACGCGGCGCTGGCCGACGGTCTTTCCACCGCCTTCTGCCTCATGACGAGAGAGCAAATCGACGCGACACTTGCAGCGATGCCAAACGTCTCACTCGAAATCCTGATCTAA
- a CDS encoding nitrous oxide reductase accessory protein NosL, producing MRKALILLVPVAALFLSACSEEKAEAPPPVPLTEQALSHYCQMWVSEHGGPKAQIHLEGMPNPLFFAQVRDAVAYLRSSEREAPVTAVYVSNMSVAKSWDEPGMSNWIDAGSAKFVIGSDAKGGMGAPEVVPFADETDASNFVAKRGGKVATLDEIPDDTVLGAVEFDLPGETTR from the coding sequence ATGAGAAAAGCTCTGATCCTCCTTGTGCCTGTTGCAGCCCTCTTCCTTTCCGCCTGCAGCGAAGAAAAGGCGGAAGCGCCGCCGCCCGTGCCGCTGACCGAGCAGGCGCTCAGCCATTACTGCCAGATGTGGGTTTCCGAACATGGCGGCCCCAAGGCACAGATCCATCTGGAAGGCATGCCCAATCCGTTGTTTTTCGCGCAGGTGCGCGACGCGGTCGCCTATCTGCGCAGTTCCGAGCGTGAGGCTCCGGTGACAGCGGTCTATGTCAGCAACATGTCCGTCGCCAAGAGCTGGGACGAGCCCGGAATGAGCAATTGGATCGATGCGGGCAGCGCCAAATTTGTTATCGGATCCGACGCGAAGGGCGGCATGGGCGCGCCGGAAGTCGTGCCATTCGCAGACGAAACCGACGCCTCGAATTTTGTCGCAAAGCGCGGCGGCAAGGTGGCCACACTCGACGAAATTCCCGACGACACGGTTCTGGGCGCGGTCGAGTTCGACTTGCCCGGGGAGACGACGCGATGA